The Candidatus Fusobacterium pullicola nucleotide sequence AAAATAAAAGATTTAGAAAGAGTGATGGAGATTTGGTTGGAGTCAAATATAGATGCACACTCTTTTATAGATAAAAAGTATTGGGAAGATAATTATGAGATGGTAAAGGAGATATTACCGAGTGCAGAGATTTATCTTTATGAAGAAAATAAAAATATTCTTGGCTTTGTAGGTTTGATGGAAAATTATATAGCTGGAATATTTGTTGAGAAAAATTTTCATTCTCAAGGAATAGGGAGAAAACTATTAGATTGTTGTAAAAGTTTAAAGAGAGAATTAACTTTGAGTGTCTATGAGAAAAATCAAAAGGC carries:
- a CDS encoding N-acetyltransferase is translated as MIREFKIKDLERVMEIWLESNIDAHSFIDKKYWEDNYEMVKEILPSAEIYLYEENKNILGFVGLMENYIAGIFVEKNFHSQGIGRKLLDCCKSLKRELTLSVYEKNQKAYSFYIREGFQVVEKKIDENTNEIELVMYWRGD